The Candidatus Cloacimonadota bacterium genome contains a region encoding:
- a CDS encoding SPASM domain-containing protein — MLNISDFTCGGSNKLKNESLKVKSLKNKFIRFSRHIVFISFVFKIEDHNKLKEKIIKWLKQKIQMAEHTWVQFYMPNLNSINKYAKAINELRKICRYSTGNLFTVLHPINPINSLKLPNKDFRDYFNFNYLFFDINEKELNLLEKIKFYTERIKRLNRLGIFQKLILCFYNIDNHSNPKNIIELVDSISEKIDKNIIEVVKIPFFPCWQKEALHNSKFSFFETTSINLLREELKSREIPFTFNWFTNYSYCFAEHWNHFLIDLEGNFYQCFSQFFKNKIIGSINEQGIEKRNFSLFYSFISKDPFEIKQCIQCPFLEYCYGGCKNELLSNCPLVKKE, encoded by the coding sequence ATGCTAAATATTTCAGATTTTACATGTGGGGGAAGTAATAAATTAAAAAATGAGTCATTAAAAGTAAAATCTCTCAAGAATAAATTTATTAGGTTCAGTCGTCATATTGTTTTTATTAGTTTTGTTTTTAAAATAGAAGATCATAATAAGTTAAAAGAAAAGATTATAAAATGGTTGAAACAAAAAATTCAAATGGCGGAGCATACTTGGGTTCAATTTTATATGCCCAATCTAAATTCAATTAATAAATATGCTAAAGCAATTAATGAACTTAGAAAAATTTGTAGATATAGTACCGGAAATTTATTTACAGTGCTTCATCCTATTAATCCTATTAATTCTTTAAAATTACCAAATAAAGATTTTAGAGATTATTTTAACTTTAACTATTTATTTTTTGATATAAATGAAAAAGAATTAAATTTATTAGAAAAGATAAAATTTTATACTGAAAGGATAAAAAGATTAAATCGCTTGGGTATTTTCCAGAAGCTGATATTATGTTTTTATAATATTGACAATCATTCAAATCCTAAAAATATTATTGAATTAGTCGATTCAATATCAGAGAAGATAGACAAAAATATTATTGAAGTTGTAAAGATACCCTTTTTCCCATGTTGGCAAAAAGAAGCTCTACATAATTCTAAATTCTCTTTTTTTGAGACTACCTCTATCAATCTATTAAGAGAAGAATTAAAAAGCAGGGAAATCCCATTTACATTTAATTGGTTTACAAACTATTCATATTGTTTTGCTGAACACTGGAACCATTTTCTAATAGATTTAGAGGGTAATTTTTATCAATGTTTTTCTCAGTTTTTTAAGAATAAAATTATTGGAAGTATAAATGAGCAAGGAATTGAAAAACGGAATTTTTCTCTTTTTTATTCTTTTATTAGTAAGGATCCATTTGAAATAAAACAATGCATTCAGTGTCCTTTTCTCGAATATTGTTATGGAGGATGCAAGAATGAGTTATTATCAAATTGTCCCCTTGTAAAAAAGGAGTAA
- a CDS encoding type II toxin-antitoxin system HicA family toxin: MSEKLPRVTADKVIKALKHLGFHLVRQSGSHKIYRNELNTRVTIPYHSGKILHPKVLKSILKDANIGIEEFKKLLK; encoded by the coding sequence ATGAGTGAAAAACTACCAAGAGTTACAGCTGACAAAGTTATAAAAGCACTAAAACATTTAGGATTCCATTTGGTACGACAAAGTGGTAGTCATAAAATTTACCGAAATGAACTAAATACTCGTGTTACAATTCCTTATCATTCAGGAAAAATTCTTCACCCTAAAGTGTTAAAAAGTATTCTAAAAGATGCAAACATTGGTATTGAAGAATTTAAAAAATTATTGAAATAA
- a CDS encoding type II toxin-antitoxin system HicB family antitoxin — translation MNYYQFSIVTEKDKDGYFAFCPELQGCYTQGMTYEETLENIRDAVRLHIEDRLENDEVLPQIEMISLTTMKMAI, via the coding sequence ATGAATTATTATCAATTTTCCATTGTGACAGAAAAAGACAAGGATGGTTACTTTGCATTTTGTCCTGAGTTACAAGGGTGCTATACACAAGGAATGACTTATGAAGAGACATTAGAAAATATTAGAGATGCTGTTCGGCTTCATATTGAAGATAGATTAGAAAATGATGAAGTGCTTCCGCAAATTGAAATGATTAGTTTGACGACTATGAAAATGGCTATATGA